ACAGAAGTGAACAGGTAGTTCCTGGATTCCTCTGAGCCCTGTTTCTGGTAACATCATCAAGGGACTCCTGGGACAGGTTGGGGCAGCTTGGAACTCAGCTGGAGTTTTATAGCAATTCTGGGCTTTTGTGGGCTGTCTTGGAGGAGAACGTGTTCTGCTGGGGCTCACCCTGGGGGCTTCTGTAAGGCTTGGGCACCTGAGGGACCTCTTTCTACATCAGGGCATTTTGAGGACTGAAGCAGAAGCCGCCTTCCGTGGCAAGAAGGGAAACTGCCATAATATTTGTAGACCTTTATGTGTCCTCAGCTCAGCCTTAGtaaatgctgctgcagggagacTGGTGAACACTGTCTCAAGGCAAAGCCAGCTGCCTCTGCCAGTTGGAGCAGTGCTTTTCTGAGGGTGCAGTTTATCCAGCATCTGCCTGCTTGGCATGAGTCATGAAGGTGGGACCTTGACTTGCTCCAAACTAAGTAAACAACTGAAATTAAGTCCATCTTTTTTGTCTGTGCTAAGAGACCATTGTTTTGtcccagcagcaaagcagagataAGGCTATTTAATGCCACACGTGGAGCTGACTGTATTTAGTTTCTCACTTCCCCCCTTAGTTCTCTGCCCCAAATCCATGCAATGTCAGCGTGGTTTTTTTCTACCCCAAAACTGCTGTGCCACATTGATGTGAGCAACAAACAGCCTCATGTGCTACCGTGCAAGGGATGGGAGCAGTTCAGACAGGATCAGTTTGGGCATTTCACTTCCTATTGCAAATGTCAGAAGAGATCTATAGCTACAAGCAGACACAGCAAGGGAGGGAACTACCCAGCTGCAGTATTTCCAGTCTTTCCCTGGTTTAAATCACTCCTAGCCTCTTGTTCTTCTAGATGGTGAAGCAGACGACGAATTTCCTAGCCCAAGGGTTATCTCTTGCAAAAGCTTCCCCTTTCTTCAgcaatcttttctttctgattcaGAAATAGAGAATGTGAAGCTAGccaagcagaagcaaaaagccGAAGCAAAGCGGAAAGCAACACCAGTGGTGGGAGACATGCAGCCTTTGATGGAAGCCCTCCCTGAGCTCTCTGACCTCACCATGGGTGGCAGGGGCAGAAAGCCCCCCAAGAGGTATGTGCCATTTAGggatttcttcccttcttccttgtaGCTACAGGCCATGCAAGCTTGGTGCCAATGGCCAGAACAGGGCCTCATTCTCCAATCCATTTTGCCCTTTTATGCGCTTCACTCGCTCCAAGAAAAAAGCTTAAACCTGTCTTTTGAATCCACAGCTGGGAGAGAAACTATTGCTCAGGTGATGCTTGGCTTGAGACAGGCTGGGAGCAACCAGATGTCCTGAGAGTTGCAGAAGTGACACACAAGTGTCCAGAGTGTAAATACTGCTGAGCTCACCTGTGAATCTGAACTTGCGGTGTATTTTTAATGATGAAAATTGTCCTCAATGTAACTATCAGGAAAAGATGTTTGACTCGGTAAGAAAAATCCTGTCTCTTCTGGCAAATTATTCTGCAGCATTAAAAAAGTGggaaaattctggttttgtgagTGACAAAGATGGGGATGATGGCTTGCCCAAATTCAGACAACTCCAATGTGATAGAGGAGAGTGGGTCTGGAAAGCCAGGGTCCAGAACACAGTACTGCCTGAtagttttctgtatttccttccCTTGTGAGTCTTTAGGCATGTTGCAGCCTGCTGTTCTACTCTTCCAGACCTCCAAGCTTTCTCCTGAGGCTGTTCAGACCTTTTGAGCAGAGCTTTATGCTCTGGCCAGACTCCTTGTTCACCCTGTTTGCTCAGAATGTGACTTTAGACAAGAGCAGAAAGATGGTGTTTCCCTTTATTGTACTTAAAGAGAAGGACTGTTCCTGGTCCTCTCACATCCTTACCAGCTGTAAGTGTCAGTTCTGGTTGCCcttatgttttctcttttttaatgcagtgcTCTGCCTCACCATCTGGTCAGTGTTGCAGCTGCTTTTGCATCTTCCACTGCagaataaaagcattttgtgtGCTCCACAAATGCTTGCCCTCCTCTCTAGTTGCTTTGTAGGAGTTGGGACTAGAAACTTGTTTTGACCATAATAAGAAAGTATTTGAATTAGAGAACAGACAAGAAGGCAGCTGTCTGGCAAAGCACCCTATTCTTTGGTTGCAGATCAAGCCTGGAGATATCATGAACATTCTTGCTGACTTGCTGGATGCCCCAAAAATAAACTCTCACCCAGGTGGGACACCCACTGTGCATGGTTGAGTTGGCAGTTCCCTGTGCTTCTTGAAAGCCACTCCTCAGAGGAACAGCAGCTATGAACCTTGCATGTAAGCatgggaaaatatttccctCCTTAACTAGGCTCCTAATTCTTTGaatagcaatttttttattcttttttctttatgccaTTTGGTCAGCCTGCCCTCTCTTCCAGTAGGAATGAGCAGCAAAAGTACATGCAGAGTTTTGAGTTTTGCAGAGCACTGAGGGTTGGTTGGACAAAGCTCTGGTCCAGGGCTTAGCCTGAACCTGAATAAATGACTTTACCCCCTTCCTGTGATGATGTGCCACAACCACACATGACCTCTCATTCTTAAGTTGTGTTCAGGAGTCATCTCCCCCTCATAATTTTCCTCCAGGCTCCTTAGAGGCTTAGCTGCTATGCAGAAGAGTGGCTTGCAGAAAGTACATGTGGGAGGGGTAGGACAGGTAGAGTGCTCTCTCTGGGAATTGCTTTTCTGTGTGGTTGCATGATCTAGTACAAACATATCCTGTggctgcagcctgcagctctgGACCAGCTCAGTTTGAAGGGTCTGGTCTGGCACAGCTTTTGTGTGCGAGGTGTGACTGGATAGGAGATAAAGGCAAAAGAGGCTTGGGAATATAATGGTCTATAAAATCAAGTGTGATGTGGTTAGGCAGTAGTTCATCTTCTTTTCCAGTCTGAGAAGTGAAGAACATCACAACACAGCTGGCAAGCAGCTGGTTCAGTGCAAGCAGGAGGCTGATTGCTctgtgcagctgcctgctgcaggatgTCACGGATGAGGGAAGCCTGTGGGTTTTGGTCAGACCTGATGAATCCAGTGAAGGTTTGGAGGGTCATTTCATGTGTATAAACTGCAGCTGGCACAAGGTCTCTGAGCTGCACACACTGGAGAGGAGGTGACTATAAGTCTTATTCCTCTCTGGCTATCTGCTGCTTCAAGACCAGAACACTGCCCAGGATGGTACTCCCAGTACTTCCAGCTGCAGCAATCGTTCTTCTCTTTTGCAGTCCACTTCGTGGCAGGGGAATGTGTGGCACATGTCAAAGCACTCAGTGGTCTAGCATGAATCCAGAGATCCTTGGAGAGGCTCTTCAAACCCAGATCTCCTGTTGGGGTGTGACagcccttctctctccttctggAAGCCTGAGCTTGTACTCTGGTTTCACTTAGTCTGCAAGCCCCAGAGGggctgtggcacagcagggTAAAGAAGCCCAGCTCTGGCTGAGAATTTTGGGGTTGATCAGCACCATCTGTATTTAGCAGAGTGAAGGTGGGAGCTTGTCACGGACTGATATCACCCAAACTGCCTGTGACATGCCAACCACAAAGCAGTCCCCGTGGCCCTGGCACGGAtgtgcagcagtgctgcttcttACCCTTGCTGGCTTGtggcttcctgggctgcatgaggatgtgtgtgtgtgtttgaaatAATCAGAGGAGGCTTTTACAGGATTTGAATCATTACATAAATGAAGGGTAATACTCTGGTGATTTGTCAGCATTATTAATAAAAGATTAGATTCTCCAGGAATTTGATCTCCTGCAGGGTAAAAGAGCATTACAGTGAggtttttattccattttataATGAATGAAGGCAATGAAGTGTAATGAAACAGGGCTACTAATGCTGTCCAAGTGAGCAGGCAGCGTGCTGGTGGTTTGGTGGGGGAAATTCAGGCAGCAGCCTTTTGAACCTGTCCTGCCAGTGGGGTGGAGTGCTGTTGTGTGGAACTGAAAAGCCTTCAGAAGCACCCAGCCCTTCCAAATAGTGGGGTGGCTGAAGGCAAAGGTGGGCTTGCACAGACTGAAGAAGCCCTGTGTGCTTTTGGGGTTTCTGCAGATGAAGCTGTCCCATAGCCACAGCCTCTGGGGCACTTGGTCTTGTGTTGTCTGGGATGTTCTTTCTCTAGAGAGTCTTTTGTTTAAGCATCATCCTCTGCAGAGTGAATTGGGACTTCCATGGTGACCTGGTGGCACACATGGATTTGGCAAGACCCTGCTCTGGTGCTTGTGGGTTGCCATCTAATTTGAGAGGGGGTTTTTCTGTGATTCCGTGAGCAATCCAGGCAAACTGGGACAAGAAATCCTTCCTGTGCCAGCCAAACATTTTGACAGACATGAGGAGAGCAGAGATGTTTCCTGCTCTTTCTGTGTCTTGCAGTACCAGTGGGCACAGCAGTGtgacaggagctgctgaaagCCCTGTAGCTGTTTGCTCTTGCTGATGGCTGTTCCTTGTGAGCTCTCAAGCCTGTTGTGTaacaccagcagtgctggggtgacCTTgagagggacaggagcagcaTGCAGGCATTgatctgcctggctgctggttGCTGCACAGGCTCTGTGCTGCAACACAGAGGCTGCCTGATATACACCCATctactttgggttttttctgtattgGCACAGAACCTTGATGCTGGGGGGTATGCTGGGCTGAGGGCAATCCAGAAGGGATCAGGGCAGTGGTGAGAGCAGCCTGTGGTAGCTTGGATCCACCAGGATCTCccttgaggaaaaataaaatgggcCAGGATGGGGAGTGGGAAagatgaggaggagcaggagctgacTGAGTAGAGAGGCATGGTGAGAGTGAGTGGGGTGAAGGAATATGAGgccagagaggagaaggaaaggaagaacagggggaaaaaaagcagaataaaagcaTGGAAAGTTGTAGGTCAGAGAGGGGTATGAGAAGAGGAGGTCACTGTGACTCTGCCAGCAGGGCACCAGATCGTGTTATCTTGAAGAGAATGGGAGGGACTGTCAGGGTTTCCTTGGGAAAGCCCGTGGCACCTTGGGGAAATCAAGTGGGGGAGGCCCTggcccccagcacccaccaatAAGGGAATCTCCCTCCTTGAGCTGTGCCTCAGCAGAGAGGCGGGAGGCAGACCCTCTGCCCACCttgggctgtgtgctggggcttAGCCCCAGGGAGAATTGttggggagctgctctgcagaggcagacccccttccccacctgcctctcctgtttccttctgtacTCCTGTgatccttttcctttccttaatGTCTGGTTCTACTGGCAACTCCCCATGTGCACTTTCACATCCCAAAAGCAGTTGCTGCCCTTCCTGCATGTTCCTTTCTTGGGCTCAGTGCTTGGCTTTGTGGTAAATCTCTGTTGTTGCCTGGCATCGGGCACCACGTGCTTCCAGTATCCTGTGCAGGATGGGATTACACCTCTGGTCTCCTTGGACTTTGCCCAGGAATAATAATGGGTGCCGAGAGtgcaacctgaccttgaacTCTTAAGAGGCATGGGGTAGCCACGGCTTCTCTGGCAACCTGAGCCACTCTCTCACTACCCTCACGGTGAAGGATTTCACCTAATGTCTCATCTTCAGCTAATCTCTGAAGAATGTCTCACCTAAATCTGCTCAGCTTGAAACCATTGCTCCTCGTCCTGTCACACCGTGCCTTTGTacaaagcccctccccagctctcctgtagcCTTCACGTAACTGAAAGGCCACTAcaagggctccccagagccttctcttctccaggccaaacaaccccaactttctcagcctttcttcatggcagaggtgctccagccctctgagcatctttgtggcctcctctggacttgctccagcagctccatgtccttccagTGATGGAGGCTCCAGCACACCATATACACCCCAGCAGTACCACCACAAGACTTGGAGCAGGGCTGAGAGTTCCTTCTTCATGCTGAGTAATTGTGGTTCTGTCTCCTGATGCTGGATCTCTGCAGCATTAGCAGGGAACATAAGATATGGAGAAGTGATGGGTGCCTGGTGGTGAGGGGAAGTTCAATGGGATCTTTTCTCTATTGGTTTGACTTGGAGGTCAGTGATATGTAAAAGTGATCTGAGTATGGACTCGTAATTTTTCTTTAGTGCATTTACCTCCTGCCCATCCTGTCCTGGCTCCTGAGCTGCTCTCAGTGTGTGATGGAAGGAGTTTTCATGCCCATTACTCCCTGACTATGGAAATAATTGCCTTTCAGGACAACTTCCATGCAGGACAATTACCTATACTTTCTGGGAAAGCAGATGCAGAATGTCTGGATACCATTTCCACAGTAACTGCTAAATTACTGCTTCTCTATAACGCTcacttcttttgtttcttctctccaCAGCCATataaaagcaaaggcagaacCAGCAGACTTCTGTCTGATGAAACAAGCTCAGAAACACCGCCTCCTGTAAGTACCCATTTATCTGAGTGTCTGGTCCCTGCTGAGCAGTACTGAGTGGCTGAGACTGGAAAGctgacctctggaggtcatctggtccaaccctccTGTTCAGTCAGGGTCACCTAGGGCTGGTTGCCCAGCACCATGTCTATGttgcttttgaatatctccaaggacagagatcATGCAAGCTCTCTAGGCAACCCATTTCACTCCTGCACATGTGAAGACCCTGGGAGAAGTGGCagctttgattatttttttttcccttttatgtaACACAGGATGTTTGTGGGTATCCTCCTTAGTCCCTACCAGACTAAGCTCTAAATTGATTCAGCTTGCTTCTGCCTCTGCCCCATGTAAAATCTAAGCAAAGAGAGCACAAGAAACTACACCTCCTTTAAGAGTTCACTTTCCCTGCCTCATTCAAAGAAAGTGAAGTCTTTGGCCTGCTTTCTTTGGTCTGTGGGGTTTCAGGACAAACCCATAGCAACATCATCTTGTTCTTCCTGGGCACAGTTGTAATTTCATACCAGGTGAGAATGGCTGCACTGTGTCCCTCTGTGCAGCATAGATAATGTGATTATCAAGCAAGTGGTGCATCCCTTGTCTCAAAGTGCTGAGTTGGAGCAGCAACATCTGGCTGTGGCTGAGTCTCTCAGGACACCAGGCCCTCGTAGCTATAGCTGATACCCTTGGAGAAATCTTCCTATGGCTGTGTAGAGCTCTTGGACCTAAGCATGGCATCAGGAGCTACAGCTGCTCTGTTAGAACACCTCTGGGATGCAAACTTACATGCAGTATGTCCCATATGAGGACAGCTGTCCAGTGGCATCTGCCAAACCTCTTCTTGTGAAGTGAAGCATTAACTAATTGAATAATTCCTGGGATTGGTCTGAGCACTCCTTGATCCTGTTGATATTTTATACCACCACTAGGCATCAGTAATGTCATTTCtcctcagcacagctcctctggagcTAGGCACTGTCATCTGGAAGTGTTCGCTTTCCTGTTTCCAGAATTTGTCTGTTCTGAGCCATTCATCTTCAAGCTGAGGCTCAGGAGGTCAGTTGGTCTACAGACCCCAGCACTGTTCTCCAGCACAGTCACTGGAAATCCTTCTCTATCTGAAACTGCTCAGTGTCAATGCTGGGATGCCTTTCCTGATCACTTCAGCCTTTCTGGATGAGTCCGTCCTCAGCTCATTGCAGAAGCCCAAGGGTCTTGACCCTGAGTGCCAGCATTGAGTGTCTCATGGCACTGGAACTCATGCATGAGAAACACTGCTTGAGAATGAACTTGAATACAGAGCTAAATCCCAACAGGCAATCCCACCAGTCTTCCATATTAGGAAGCTGCTGTTTCCCTGTGTGCCACTGCACAAAACTGGACAGATGGCACTGAGCAGTGGCATCTCTCCTACCCTAGTCACCTGCAAAGTCTGTGCTCTTGGGAGGAAGATGGAGATTTATTTTCCAGGATGTTAGTTGGGACTGGAAGTTCCATAAGCCTCACCTTACTGCCCCAATTGTCACAAGCCAAGCTTCAGGTTTGACTtccctctctgtccctctgGCAGGGGCAGGGATGGTGTTGAAGTGTTGAAGGGAAGAGCTGTACTAAGGAGGGAACCAGCTGCATGCTGCAAGCTGAAGAGCACTCTGCtgatcagcagcagctgctgagaacAGGGAGATCTGTGTCCAGCTGGGCTGTGGAGACCCTGGCAGATGtctgagggagatggggagggcTGCAATAGATGTTACTTCTGTGAAAATTcactcttcttttttgttttgtttttaaactcctgctctgtccttatttctccctgctttcttgctttttaagaaGACCATTTCCACAGAAACCACTTATGACCAGGTGTGCAGAGGTAATTCTGCCATGCTCCTTCTATGGTGTCTAACTAGTACTGCAAATAGGATTGCTAAGCCTCTATATTGAGCACTAAAGAGTCAGTAGGTGAGCTCTCGAAAGCAGAATCTGCTTTTGTGCCAGTGCAATCTGAAGTACTTTTCATTCTTAATGATTTACTGGATACTCACAGTCTCTTGTTTCTGGTCTGCTAGGGAAAAgctctaaaaaatatttttttttcaagagttGCTGGACACTAAAGTGATTGTTTCTCTGTGGCATGAGATCAAGTCTTTGGCTCCCATGAAGCTGGCAGCAATTTGAGCTTTGCCCTTGGgtaaattagttttatttcttgcaCTATTTCTTTCTGAGGGTTTCACTGAGGATCATTTTATCTGCACAGAAACCCTGTGTGCTTTATGATTTCTCTTCTTATCGGCTCAGTTCCTTTTGCACAAGGCACTTAGCATTTGTCTGTTGGTTTTCTTCCCTCAGAGAGGAGGAAGTGACTCGGTTTCACGAGGTCATCACTGATCCCACGTACAGAGCCAACCCCCTCATGGCCATCACTGAGCATCTCTCCAGGAGgctgaggcaggaggaagaaggTAAACCCCTCTAGGGTGTCAGCTGGCACCCAGCATGCCCACTGGAGCTGGCACAGGAGCTTCAGGCTGCAAAGGAGCACATCACTGACATGACCCCTCAGCCACTTCAGTCCTTGGAAACAGTTCAGCAGATGATTAAACCCAACAGTCCTGTTCTCTGTCTGCATGAATAATGCAGTTCTCTCCTGACAGTGGAGGCTGCTCCTTggccagcagcctgcagagagcagggtgTTCTGCAAGATCTTTGTGCAGGCATTAAGCTCCCTGTGAAGTGTCTTGacactttttctctttgtgtgaGCCACAGCAGTATGTCTGGtttctgtttcccttctctttctgacAATTGTGAAAAGAGGTTCCCTACTGCTCTGTCGAGGTGGTTCAAGACCCCAAACCCTGGAGCCCAGAAGGATGTTGTAGATCTGTGTCAGAATTGATGCTGCTGTTCAGAGGCACTGTTTTATGTGAGAAATTTAGCTTTGGAATAAACACACTTTTGCACAGTTTGTCTGGCTCTTGTTTTGGTAAATACTAAGTGAAATATGGCCTTTTTCCCATCACTGGAAAAATGACTTAAaataatgtgggttttttcaatATGTAGGATGAACCACTAGGCTGATGCTGCAACATGCAACAGAAGCCACATGAAATTGTTGCAGACCACGTCTAACTCATAGATTTGCCTTCCTCCTACCCTGCAAGTGTGTGCTTTCCATGAGTGATGCTGATCCCTGTGTTGTGTTCTCTGATCTCTGATGCTTCCTATAGGAAGCATCCCAAAATGTGTCCTGGCTGTGGGCTGTGAACTCAGTTGGTCATTTATGTGTTTGGGCTTGAGAACCACTGAAGCTGGTGGAGGCCTATACTTCTCCCAAACATCAATTTTCACAAAACTCCTGGGATTTTTCCTGGGGACAACTGGAGGCAGGACTGTTCCCCATTTGGGATGATCTCAACTTGGCACCACAAATGTCAGTGCTGTCTTTTGAATGATACAATAGTTTTTCTGATGCTTCTTAACCTGGGAACATCACCCTGCCTATTTTGGGTCACCTGTGATGAAGAGCTGAGgcttttaatgaagaaatttaCCCTGATTCCCCAACAGACCATGGAAGTTGCAGCTGCTCTTAGCCAAGTTAGTGTCTAAAACCAGCTGCCATGGGAGTGGcagggacaagaggaaatgaactcaagttgcaccaggggaggtttgattggatattaggagaagCTTCTGCACTGAAAGGGCAATttaacactggcacaggctgcccaggaaggtggtggaatcaccatccctgggggtgttaAAAAGCCTTGTAGACATAGTACATAGACATGGTTTAAGCAAGTTGGTTTAGTGGTTGGTAgttaggttatggttggactcaatgaccttgaaggtcttttccaactggaACAATTCTGTGACCTTGATCATACCTGTTTCTTGCTTCACtgttaatgctgcttttttttcctccctaggCTGGCACTGTTGCAGAAAGGCAGTTCTTCTAACACCTGCCTCTTGGCTGGCAGTGCAGATGTCATTGCTGATGCTGCTTGTTGTGTTATTAGAAGAATGTCACTGTGCCACCTCTCAGCCCCAAAGGCCTGGGCAGGAGAATCCTGCTGGCAGAAGCCACAGACAGATGCTGTTTGTGTGCTGTGGGCCTCAGGCTCTGGGAAGCAAAAGAGCCTGAGTAGTGGGGTCAAACAGCTCCAAATACCCCTATCTTCTGGCTGGTTCCTGATGTCTCTCTTGCCAGTGTCTGTTTCTCTTAGGCCATGTTGGATTTTGAGCTCTGGACATCAGCCCTAGCTGCAGCCATGCTTCCCCTGGTCATGTTATCCAGGCTGAACAATGCATTGGAGAACTGGGCCTTGGACATGGAGACAGTGCACTAACAGCACCCCCGACCTCATGGCTCCCAGAAGCCCAAGATGTGACTAAGCCTTGGACCAGGTTGAGGGTTTTTGGGTGGTTTTCTCCATAAAATATATTGGTTAGCCCTTTACTCCATCTCGTAGTCTCCTGAGACAGGTGACAGCCTTGTACTTAAATAGAGGGAGGGTGAGAACTGAAGAAGGTGGAGACATCAAAGTATGAAGGAGGATGGAGGTTGCTCCTATTCTTGGTGAACAGGACACTCAGAAGGAGA
The nucleotide sequence above comes from Heliangelus exortis chromosome 6, bHelExo1.hap1, whole genome shotgun sequence. Encoded proteins:
- the SLX9 gene encoding ribosome biogenesis protein SLX9 homolog, with the translated sequence MVGKAKRPRLHRAAPRPWPPRDPPPLPESGPGPVPGAGGWSAAGGKDWDFSSSGVFSGLKIDPDTLVKKLDLDSRSIISSRTGLEEKKVISKKEKMKLRKERWLQKIENVKLAKQKQKAEAKRKATPVVGDMQPLMEALPELSDLTMGGRGRKPPKSHIKAKAEPADFCLMKQAQKHRLLEEEVTRFHEVITDPTYRANPLMAITEHLSRRLRQEEEGKPL